The genomic DNA CAACATGTCCTCCGCCGAGATCGTCGAGCAGATCGTCCGCGCGAACCGACTGATCGCCGAGGGCGGTCTCGGCGGCAAGAAGGCCGACGACCACAGCATGGAGCGCGTCTCCAACATCGTCTTCATGGGGATGGGCGAGCCGCTCGCCAACTACAAGCGCGTGATGGATGCCGTGCGCACGATGGTCGCCGAGCAGCCGCACGGCCTCGGCATGAGCGCCCGCGGCATCACCGTCTCGACGGTCGGCCTGGTGCCGGCGATCCGCAAGCTCGCCGACGAGAACATCCCGGTGACCTTCGCGCTGTCGCTGCACGCGCCCGACGATCACCTGCGCGACGAGCTCATCCCGGTGAACTCCCGTTGGAAGGTCGACGAGGCGCTGGATGCCGCGCGCGAGTACTACGAGAAGACCGGCCGACGGGTCTCTATCGAGTACGCGCTCATCAAGGACATGAACGACCACGGCTGGCGCGCCGATCTGCTGGCGGAGAAGCTCAACGCACGCGGCCGCGGCTGGGTGCATGTGAACCCCATCCCGTTGAACCCGACCCCCGAATCGGTATGGACGGCATCCACCCGCGAGGTCACGAACGAGTTCGTGCGACGCCTCAATGACGCGGGAGTCCCGACGACCCTCCGCGACACCCGTGGCAAGGAGATCGACGGTGCGTGCGGTCAGCTCGTGGCGACGACAGAGGATGAAGCTGCCTCGGCCGCCATGGCGTGAACTCCGCGGGCGCCGGGTCATCTCGCAGGTGCCGGAAGGGTTTGCCGGGTCGGAACCGCGTGCGAGCCGGGGAATCCTTCTGACATGATGCAGAGTCGGCGCAGGTTCCTGGGAGCCGCTCGCAGGGGTTTCGCACCGAGTCCACAGGCGACACTTCGTAAGTTGTCCTGATGCCCTACTCCGCCCATCGACCGGGTCGCTTCGACTCGCAGGGTCAGATCATCCTCGACAGCGACGCGGATGCCGAGACCGATGACCTCGACTTCCTGCGCGAGTTCGAACCCACGGGTTCCGAATCCACGTCCGACGACGCGACTTCCGTCGACGACGAGAGCGATCGCGACTCCGCCGCTTCCGTCGACGACGACCCCTTCATCGGAACGACGCCGCAGCGCCAGGCTCCCGCGGAGCCCGATGCCGCGCCTGTCGCCGCCACGCGCGTGAAGCCCGAGCGCCAGAAGCGCATCCGCCGCCCGCGTCGCGTCCGCACACCCGGTTCGCGTCTGCGCATCCTCGCGATCCTGGGCGGCGCCGACGGCGAGATCCTCGACCGAGTGCCGGGGGAGACCTCGCGCTTCGTGCAGATGTTCTTCGTGCTCGCAGGCACTGCGCTGGTCTCGGCGATCTCGATGCTCTTCGCTCTCACGACCGGCGTGCAGGCGATGATCTGGCTGGCGGTGCCGCTGGCGATCATCTGGGCGCTCATCATCTTCAACCTCGACCGGTTCCTCACCTCGACGATGACGTCGACCGGGAACATCTGGAAGCTCATCGGCCTCGCCATCCCGCGTGTGATCATGGCCGTGATCATCGGCTTCGTGGTCGCAGAACCGCTCGTGCTGCAGATCTTCCACAACGACATCTCCCGTGAGGTCGCCGCGACGAACATCGTTCAGGCGCAGTCCGACCAGGAGGGGCTCGAATCCGGGCCGGAGAAGCTCGCGCTGGATGCGGCATCCGAGCGCGTCGCGACGCTGGAGAATCAGGCCGCCACCGGAATCGTCGCCGGCACCGACTCGTCCTCCGCCAGCGAGTCGGCGGCCCAGGCGACGGTCGATGACCTCAACGCCAAGATGTCCGACCAGCAGGCGGTCATCGATCAGGCACGAGCGCTCTACCAGTGCGAGCTCACCGGCGAGGGCGCAGGCACGGTGCCCGGCTGCACCGGGGTGAACGGCGAGGGTGCGAGCTCCGACGCCGCACAGGCGCAGCTCGCCCAGGCCCAGCAGACCTACGACGCGCTCGCCGCGCAGCAGCGCGATGCGAACGAGGCTCTGGAATCCGCGGGCACCGCCGCGAAGGAGAACACCTCGGCGTCCGAGTCGCAGAACCGGGAGCAGGCGCAGACCCAGCTTCCGGCAGCGAGGGACAGTTACGACCAGGCGCTCGCCGCCTACAACGCGAGGGCGGATGCCGTGGCAGGAGGCAACGCAGGGGCCACGGGGCTGCTCAGCCAGATCAGCGGTCTGAACCGCCTCTCCGAGAAGGAGCCGGCGATCCTCTGGGCGCACTGGCTCATCGCCGCCCTGTTCTTCATGATCGAACTGCTGCCGGTGCTCGTGAAGGTTCTCACGAGCTTCGGCGAGCCGACGCTGTACGAGCGCACCGTCGCGATCCGCAAACAGGTGGCACTCGACAAGGTCACCGCCGAAGGCTTCCGCGACCGGGCTGCGATCGTGACAGAGCAGCCTGCCGCGCAGCCTGCCGCGCAGGCGACCTGAGCGGCAGGCTGAGCGTCTACTCCTTCACGGCTCCGGCCGTCAGGCCCTGCACGATCCACTTGCTCGCGAGGGCGAACAGCACCATCGTCGGCAGGATCGTGACGACGGCGGCCGCCGACATCGAACCCCAGTCGACGTTGAACGTCGAGATGAAGCCGTTCAGCGCGGCGGGGACGGTGCGATTCTCTTCGGAGTGCATGAGTACGACCGAGAGGAACAGCTCGTTCCAGCAGTTCACGAAGTTGAAGATGAACGCCGCGATGATGCCGGGGGTCATGACCGGCACGAGCACCCGGAACAGCGCACCGAGGCGCGAGCATCCGTCGATCATCGCCGCCTCCTCGAGCGCCACGGGCACGTTCTCGAAGAACCCGCGCAGCATCACCGTGGAGAACGGGATGCAGATCGCCACGTAGACGAGGATCAGTCCGAACTTGTTGTCGACCAGGCCGAGGTCGGCCATCATCGAGTACAGCGGACCGAGCGCGATGAATGCCGGGATCATCTGCGTGAGCAGGAACGCGATCAGCACCGCGCCCTTGCTGCGGAACTCGAAGCGCGCGATGACGAACGCACTCAGCAGCGCGATGAACGTGCTCGTGACACCGGCGATCAGCGCCACGATCGCGGAGT from Microbacterium profundi includes the following:
- the rlmN gene encoding 23S rRNA (adenine(2503)-C(2))-methyltransferase RlmN — encoded protein: MTESSRIRSTGPATSKTASAAPQVRPRTEGWTQKKDESGRPLLQFASPKRGKPPVHLADLSVEERVEKVKELGLPGFRAKQLSTHYFTHYTSDPAEMTDLPAAQREELVAGMLPPLLTEVRRLETDEGDTIKFLWRLHDGALVESVLMRYPGRITLCVSSQAGCGMNCPFCATGQAGLTRNMSSAEIVEQIVRANRLIAEGGLGGKKADDHSMERVSNIVFMGMGEPLANYKRVMDAVRTMVAEQPHGLGMSARGITVSTVGLVPAIRKLADENIPVTFALSLHAPDDHLRDELIPVNSRWKVDEALDAAREYYEKTGRRVSIEYALIKDMNDHGWRADLLAEKLNARGRGWVHVNPIPLNPTPESVWTASTREVTNEFVRRLNDAGVPTTLRDTRGKEIDGACGQLVATTEDEAASAAMA
- a CDS encoding DUF4407 domain-containing protein, giving the protein MPYSAHRPGRFDSQGQIILDSDADAETDDLDFLREFEPTGSESTSDDATSVDDESDRDSAASVDDDPFIGTTPQRQAPAEPDAAPVAATRVKPERQKRIRRPRRVRTPGSRLRILAILGGADGEILDRVPGETSRFVQMFFVLAGTALVSAISMLFALTTGVQAMIWLAVPLAIIWALIIFNLDRFLTSTMTSTGNIWKLIGLAIPRVIMAVIIGFVVAEPLVLQIFHNDISREVAATNIVQAQSDQEGLESGPEKLALDAASERVATLENQAATGIVAGTDSSSASESAAQATVDDLNAKMSDQQAVIDQARALYQCELTGEGAGTVPGCTGVNGEGASSDAAQAQLAQAQQTYDALAAQQRDANEALESAGTAAKENTSASESQNREQAQTQLPAARDSYDQALAAYNARADAVAGGNAGATGLLSQISGLNRLSEKEPAILWAHWLIAALFFMIELLPVLVKVLTSFGEPTLYERTVAIRKQVALDKVTAEGFRDRAAIVTEQPAAQPAAQAT
- a CDS encoding carbohydrate ABC transporter permease, with amino-acid sequence MSATAQMVLPAGTRQRPIGRRKKKFSTLSILRFVGLAVWLLITLFPLYWIALTSFKAPATVNVYPIEYWPSQPSMQNYANLFETSSFGVFLANSAIVALIAGVTSTFIALLSAFVIARFEFRSKGAVLIAFLLTQMIPAFIALGPLYSMMADLGLVDNKFGLILVYVAICIPFSTVMLRGFFENVPVALEEAAMIDGCSRLGALFRVLVPVMTPGIIAAFIFNFVNCWNELFLSVVLMHSEENRTVPAALNGFISTFNVDWGSMSAAAVVTILPTMVLFALASKWIVQGLTAGAVKE